One Elaeis guineensis isolate ETL-2024a chromosome 10, EG11, whole genome shotgun sequence genomic window carries:
- the LOC105052986 gene encoding uncharacterized protein, protein MTLPEKPLLKPFLLLLSLSLLLLLPLVDPSFRRSSSPSTTPAAPAAGAATPLLRIRPGYHSYDDYIKHQLNKTLDPRLRRLWATRDWDRKVLVFARFFSDLKSQGLLSNASRALCIGARLGQEVAALHRVGVADAVGMDLVPSPPLVAAGDFHAQPFPDASFDFEFSNVFDHALYPDRFVAEIERTLRPGGVAVLHVALHRRGDKYSANDLFAVDGVLGLFKQSDLVRVSKVDGFGLDTEVVLRKKKRPSQR, encoded by the coding sequence ATGACCCTTCCCGAAAAGCCCCTCCTCAAacctttcctcctcctcctctccctctccctcctcctcctcctccccctcgtcGACCCTTCCTTCCgccgctcctcctccccctccaccACCCCCGCCGCCCCCGCCGCCGGGGCTGCCACCCCGCTCCTCCGCATCCGCCCGGGCTACCATTCCTACGACGACTACATCAAGCACCAGCTCAACAAGACCCTCGACCCCCGCCTCCGCCGCCTCTGGGCCACCCGCGACTGGGACCGCAAAGTCCTCGTCTTCGCCCGCTTCTTCTCCGACTTGAAATCCCAAGGCCTCCTCTCGAACGCCTCCCGTGCCCTCTGCATCGGCGCCCGCCTCGGCCAGGAGGTCGCCGCCCTCCACCGCGTCGGCGTCGCCGACGCCGTCGGCATGGACCTcgtcccctcccctcccctcgtcGCCGCCGGCGACTTCCACGCCCAGCCCTTCCCCGACGCCTCCTTCGACTTCGAATTCTCCAATGTCTTCGACCACGCCCTCTACCCCGACCGCTTCGTTGCCGAGATCGAGCGCACCCTCCGCCCGGGTGGCGTCGCCGTCCTCCACGTCGCCCTCCACCGCCGCGGCGATAAGTACTCGGCCAACGACCTCTTCGCCGTCGACGGCGTCCTCGGCCTCTTCAAACAATCCGACCTCGTCCGGGTTTCCAAGGTCGACGGCTTCGGCCTCGACACCGAGGTCGTCCTCCGAAAGAAAAAACGGCCAAGCCAACGATaa